A single window of Channa argus isolate prfri chromosome 12, Channa argus male v1.0, whole genome shotgun sequence DNA harbors:
- the ppp2r5b gene encoding serine/threonine-protein phosphatase 2A 56 kDa regulatory subunit beta isoform, translated as METTKLPPSSPSSPTTSFSVPSAEKVDGFPRRSMRRARQRRSHSSSQFRYQSSQVELTPLPLLKEANVAELHDLFCKKLQQCCVLFDFLDCVADLKGKEIKRSALNELVESVATSRGVLIEPLYPEAIKMISVNIFRTLPPSENPEFDPEEDEPTLEASWPHLQLVYEFFLRFLESPDFQPSMAKRYVDQKFVLQLLELFDSEDPREREYLKTILHRVYGKLLGLRAYIRKQINNIFLRFIYETEHFNGVAELLEILGSIINGFALPLKAEHKQFLVRVLIPLHTAKSLSIFHAQLAYCVVQFMEKDATVTEYIIRGLLKYWPKTCTQKEVMFLGEIEEILDVIEPSQFIRVQEPLFRQIAACISSPHFQVAERALYFWNNEYILSLIEENCQVILPLVFATLYRVSKEHWNQTIVSLIYNVLKTFMEMNSKLFDDLTASYKVEKQKELKRERERSELWRGLEEYQDRRMQMLTEAARNQRNLQERGERGDPPTPSSPQTALSDQPELKPSGASSVAGESTT; from the exons ATGGAGACGACGAAGCTGCCCCCATCCAGCCCGTCCTCGCCGACCACCAGCTTCTCGGTCCCGTCCGCGGAGAAGGTGGACGGCTTTCCGCGCAGGTCAATGCGCAGAGCTCGGCAGAGGAGGTCCCACAGCTCGTCCCAGTTCCGCTACCAGAGCTCCCAGGTGGAGCTCACCCCACTGCCCCTGCTCAAAG AAGCCAATGTGGCAGAGTTACATGACCTGTTCTGTAAGAAGTTGCAGCAGTGCTGCGTGCTGTTTGATTTCCTTGACTGTGTGGCCGACCTGAAGGGGAAGGAGATCAAACGTTCGGCACTAAATGAGCTGGTGGAGAGCGTGGCCACTAGCAGAGGGGTCCTCATAGAGCCTCTCTACCCAGAGGCTATAAAAATG ATCTCTGTAAACATCTTCCGGACTCTCCCACCCAGTGAGAATCCAGAGTTTGACCCTGAGGAAGATGAGCCGACACTGGAAGCCTCATGGCCTCATCTGCAG CTGGTGTATGAGTTCTTTCTGCGTTTCCTGGAGAGCCCAGACTTCCAGCCCTCCATGGCCAAACGCTACGTTGACCAGAAGTTTGTCCTGCAG cttCTGGAGCTGTTTGACAGCGAGGACCCCAGGGAGAGAGAGTACCTAAAGACCATTCTACACCGTGTCTATGGGAAACTACTGGGCCTCCGAGCCTACATCCGTAAACAGATCAACAACATCTTCCTCAG gttcATATATGAAACTGAGCACTTCAATGGGGTTGCAGAGCTGCTGGAAATCCTTGGCAG TATCATAAATGGCTTTGCTTTGCCTCTGAAGGCCGAACATAAGCAGTTCCTGGTTCGAGTCCTGATCCCGCTACACACAGCAAAGTCCCTTTCTATCTTCCACGCACAG CTGGCCTACTGTGTGGTGCAGTTTATGGAGAAAGATGCTACAGTCACTGAATAT attATCAGAGGGCTGCTCAAGTACTGGCCAAAAACCTGCACGCAGAAAGAG GTGATGTTCCTGGGGGAGATCGAGGAGATACTGGATGTGATTGAGCCATCTCAATTCATCCGTGTTCAGGAGCCGCTCTTCAGACAGATCGCAGCTTGCATCTCCAGTCCTCATTTCCAG GTAGCGGAGCGGGCTCTTTACTTCTGGAACAATGAATACATCCTCAGTCTGATAGAGGAGAACTGTCAAGTCATCCTGCCGCTGGTGTTCGCCACCCTCTACAGAGTCTCCAAGGAGCACTGGAACCA GACCATTGTGTCTCTGATCTACAATGTGCTAAAGACCTTTATGGAGATGAACAGCAAGCTGTTTGATGACCTCACTGCCTCCTATAAAGTGGAGAAACAGAA GGAGCTGAAGCGAGAGCGGGAGCGTTCCGAGCTCTGGCGAGGCCTGGAGGAGTACCAGGACCGTCGGATGCAGATGCTCACAGAGGCCGCTAGGAACCAGCGCAACCTCCAGGAACGAGGCGAGAGGGGGGATCCGCCAACACCTTCGTCCCCGCAGACAGCTCTCTCCGATCAACCCGAGCTGAAACCAAGCGGGGCCTCCTCTGTAGCTGGGGAGAGCACCACCTAG
- the LOC137136870 gene encoding glycoprotein hormone beta-5-like: MHLHPLSLSVFILLVAGEAAVCVTVTTPLHGFRGCAVRDFSFVAQKPGCKGLRITTEACWGRCYTWEKPVPDPPYIQRQHRVCTYSRTRYVSARLPGCQPDVSPLYHYPVALHCHCAVCSTLDTECETF; the protein is encoded by the exons ATGCATCTACATCccctgtccctctctgtcttcatcCTCCTGGTTGCCGGGGAAGCTGCGGTGTGCGTTACTGTGACCACCCCGCTCCATGGTTTCCGTGGCTGCGCAGTGCGAGATTTCTCCTTTGTGGCCCAGAAGCCTGGCTGCAAGGGACTGCGCATCACCACAGAGGCTTGCTGGGGGCGATGCTACACCTGGGAG AAACCAGTACCAGACCCCCCCTACATCCAGCGACAGCACCGTGTGTGTACGTACAGTCGCACCCGATATGTGAGCGCCCGGCTGCCAGGATGCCAGCCTGACGTCTCCCCTCTCTACCACTACCCAGTGGCTCTGCACTGCCACTGTGCTGTCTGCTCCACACTGGACACTGAGTGTGAAACATTCTGA